From Anaerohalosphaera lusitana, one genomic window encodes:
- a CDS encoding ATP-binding protein → MRAKNTALWNEQAGPIMEAFFSHTLEPMAILDAEFNFIRVNDAYAKIASRESDDFIGENHFDLYPHEENERIFRSVVDNKKPYLALAKPFEHPDQPERGTTYWNWKLFPILDYKGAIKYLVFTLEDVTAETRAKERLKEANEKLEKRARQLQKMSAALSAAEDRERERLSEVLHDDLQQRLVAAKFQINIAASRSNMNEDVAEQLEEAGKLLDGAIKKSRNLSHELCPPVLSQYGLGAAFEWLAVEMGDLYDLTLEVIIGTEAEPDTEEIRSFAFKSVRELVFNAVKHAGVDRVRVNMQRSGEQIQIIVSDEGKGFDVDSVLGGANKGFGLLSMRERLDVLGGSLLIKSSAGEGSEFVICLPGEESNETEREAVS, encoded by the coding sequence ATGAGAGCGAAAAATACGGCACTTTGGAACGAGCAGGCCGGGCCTATTATGGAGGCATTTTTCAGTCATACGCTGGAGCCGATGGCGATACTGGATGCCGAATTTAATTTTATCCGGGTAAATGACGCCTACGCAAAGATAGCATCGCGGGAGAGTGATGATTTTATCGGGGAGAATCATTTCGATCTGTATCCGCATGAGGAGAATGAGCGGATATTCAGAAGTGTGGTGGATAATAAGAAGCCCTATCTTGCGTTGGCAAAGCCTTTTGAGCATCCCGATCAGCCTGAGCGAGGTACGACTTACTGGAACTGGAAGCTTTTTCCTATTCTGGACTATAAGGGTGCTATTAAGTACCTGGTTTTCACCCTTGAGGACGTCACTGCGGAGACGCGGGCGAAGGAGCGGCTCAAGGAGGCGAATGAAAAACTGGAGAAGCGAGCCAGGCAGCTTCAGAAGATGTCGGCAGCTCTTTCGGCAGCGGAGGATCGGGAGCGTGAGAGGCTGTCCGAGGTGCTGCATGACGATCTGCAGCAACGGCTTGTGGCGGCGAAATTTCAGATAAATATTGCCGCGAGCAGGTCAAATATGAACGAGGATGTTGCTGAGCAGCTCGAGGAGGCGGGCAAGCTGCTGGACGGAGCTATCAAGAAGAGCAGGAACTTATCGCATGAGTTGTGTCCGCCGGTATTGAGTCAGTATGGGCTGGGTGCAGCGTTTGAGTGGCTGGCGGTAGAGATGGGTGATCTATATGATCTTACGCTGGAGGTCATAATCGGTACGGAAGCCGAGCCTGATACAGAGGAAATAAGGTCCTTTGCATTTAAGAGTGTGAGGGAGCTGGTTTTCAACGCGGTGAAACATGCAGGAGTTGATCGGGTCAGGGTCAACATGCAAAGAAGCGGGGAGCAAATACAGATCATCGTGAGCGATGAGGGGAAGGGTTTCGATGTTGATTCGGTACTGGGAGGTGCGAACAAGGGATTTGGGCTTTTGAGTATGCGGGAACGGCTGGATGTGCTTGGGGGGTCACTGCTGATCAAGAGCAGTGCCGGTGAGGGCAGCGAGTTTGTTATATGTTTGCCTGGCGAAGAGAGCAATGAGACCGAACGGGAGGCGGTTTCTTAG
- a CDS encoding IS110 family transposase: protein MDKYIGFDIDSKKTVACVVQKGKKDCFSTFETDPEKMKQFLKQQGSRGDRLHLTFEISGQAGYLHDQLRGHVQDVTVSNPTRMTWIYRTSKKNDRIDARKQAVLLSIDEVPKVHMPRLEVRQWRVTIQHRRKMVSRVCQVKNRIRAIIKANGFSRPVESGSWWKLANRLWMRGLACFEADAEQLWRMSLADMLEELNMLESQLKRVTNYLDRYLAGQSGGKLLMSVPGVGPRTAEAILAYTDDIRRFRRTKQYCAYFGLTPKLDESGSTRRLGHISKQGPSVVRWLLVESAWQAIRKSPALKAFYEKVMNGQKGRGKIAAVAVARKLLSIMRAMLVNGELFNEELVGRSCGFDMRKSA from the coding sequence ATGGACAAGTATATCGGATTTGACATCGACAGCAAGAAAACAGTGGCATGCGTGGTTCAAAAAGGCAAAAAAGATTGTTTCTCGACCTTTGAGACGGATCCTGAGAAGATGAAGCAGTTTCTCAAACAGCAAGGCAGCAGGGGTGATCGGCTGCATCTGACCTTCGAGATCAGCGGTCAGGCAGGATATCTGCACGATCAGCTCAGAGGTCATGTCCAGGATGTGACTGTCTCGAATCCGACACGGATGACCTGGATATACCGCACGAGCAAGAAGAACGACCGGATAGATGCCCGCAAGCAGGCGGTTCTGCTCAGCATTGACGAGGTGCCGAAGGTGCATATGCCCAGACTGGAAGTCCGTCAATGGCGAGTGACGATCCAGCACCGCAGGAAGATGGTCAGCAGGGTCTGTCAGGTCAAAAATCGCATACGGGCGATCATAAAGGCCAACGGCTTCAGTCGGCCCGTGGAGTCTGGAAGCTGGTGGAAGTTGGCCAATCGTTTATGGATGCGCGGTCTTGCGTGCTTTGAAGCTGATGCTGAACAGCTTTGGCGGATGAGTCTTGCGGATATGCTTGAGGAATTGAATATGCTAGAGTCGCAGCTCAAGCGGGTTACGAACTACCTTGACAGGTATCTGGCAGGCCAGAGTGGCGGTAAGCTGCTGATGAGTGTGCCTGGTGTTGGGCCACGCACTGCTGAAGCAATTCTGGCTTATACTGACGACATACGCAGGTTCAGACGAACGAAACAGTACTGTGCTTATTTTGGTTTGACGCCTAAGCTTGATGAGAGCGGCTCTACTCGTCGACTCGGGCATATCAGCAAACAGGGTCCCAGCGTTGTCCGCTGGCTGCTGGTTGAAAGTGCCTGGCAGGCTATCAGGAAGAGTCCTGCGCTGAAGGCGTTTTATGAGAAGGTAATGAACGGGCAGAAGGGTCGCGGCAAGATCGCCGCAGTTGCAGTGGCTCGTAAACTGTTGAGTATAATGCGCGCGATGCTGGTCAATGGTGAGCTTTTTAATGAGGAGCTTGTCGGCCGGTCTTGCGGTTTTGATATGAGAAAATCGGCTTAG
- a CDS encoding VanZ family protein → MKLAKRHKYVLMALGFYWPAIFIATHLPKVPNWVGEARMADMTWHFLAYLVLVTLIWLAVSPNKRVDWRRAKAWLILAGVIWYGVMDEWLQGFVGRGVEMQDFVGDVAAAVTALVLFTLFEFWMGLMWVTAIILFSVVNLSRIDTVCNSEMMNSAFYFLGYAFMTLVWVQWIDQKTDLRRDAVKWFAAGMGLPIAYGTFVELWSLAIGKNVWWMDCVTGISAVAAVVAISYATCHCGEEWKRISEAAA, encoded by the coding sequence ATGAAGCTTGCTAAGAGACATAAATATGTTTTGATGGCGTTGGGTTTTTACTGGCCCGCGATATTTATCGCGACGCATCTGCCCAAGGTGCCCAACTGGGTCGGTGAGGCACGGATGGCCGATATGACGTGGCATTTTCTGGCGTACCTTGTGCTGGTGACGCTGATCTGGCTGGCGGTGAGCCCGAACAAGCGGGTTGACTGGCGGCGGGCAAAGGCGTGGCTGATACTGGCGGGGGTGATATGGTACGGCGTGATGGATGAATGGCTGCAGGGGTTCGTCGGGCGAGGCGTGGAGATGCAGGATTTTGTGGGCGATGTCGCGGCTGCGGTGACGGCACTGGTGCTGTTTACATTGTTCGAGTTCTGGATGGGCCTGATGTGGGTGACCGCGATCATACTCTTTTCGGTGGTTAATCTCTCGCGGATCGATACGGTCTGCAACAGCGAGATGATGAACTCGGCGTTCTATTTTCTGGGATATGCGTTCATGACGCTGGTGTGGGTGCAGTGGATCGATCAGAAAACGGATCTGAGACGCGACGCGGTGAAGTGGTTCGCAGCGGGAATGGGCCTGCCCATCGCTTATGGGACGTTCGTAGAGCTGTGGTCGCTGGCGATCGGTAAAAATGTGTGGTGGATGGACTGCGTGACCGGCATCAGCGCGGTTGCGGCGGTGGTCGCAATATCGTACGCGACGTGTCACTGCGGAGAGGAATGGAAACGTATCAGCGAAGCAGCAGCGTAG
- a CDS encoding radical SAM protein gives MNKKNIRILTNEVETRFLPAVRRPARYIGGEVNQIKKDLAACALTVGLCFPDTYEIGMSYTGLSVLYELINATPDYAAERVFTPALDAEKVLREEHIPLFSLESRAAIADFDILGFSLTTELCYTNVLTMLDLAGIPLRAADRTADHPIIIGGGQGANIAEPIAPFFDLFVLGDGEKTVPEILSFFRAKKAESLPRAETLTQAAQKFDYVYVPSLYEPNYTDHKYTGLTTKRGQTPFTPSNAPKNGETENKGQSPINLNKRGQTPLSAHPHIENAIIDDFENAPLPQKPIVPHAQAIHERVSIEVMRGCPGSCRFCQASFCKDPVRHRSVDTIVAAAKANYHATGFDTVSLLSLSTADYPHLEELVDRLREYFEPHRVGISVPSLRVQQQLKILPRLVTSVRKSGLTIAVEAANDRMRKIINKHITDADLFAAVEAAYRAGFEKLKLYFMVGFPGETQKDIEEIVHLCKSLARLRRKVEGKTANINAAVSWFVPKAHTPFGYLPQKPREYFHDAKKLILDKKFELKAKYINFKFHDIDASALESAMGRADRRLADVIETAWRNGARFDLWSDSFAPLIWENAFKAHNLDLDTAAQRAFTPEDILPWQHLGGPPREHLQKHYNRAMELANQP, from the coding sequence ATGAACAAAAAGAATATACGCATACTCACAAACGAAGTCGAAACCCGTTTCCTCCCCGCCGTCCGCCGCCCGGCCCGCTACATCGGCGGTGAGGTCAACCAGATCAAAAAAGATCTCGCCGCCTGCGCACTCACGGTAGGCCTCTGCTTCCCCGACACCTACGAAATAGGCATGTCCTACACGGGCCTCTCCGTTCTCTACGAACTGATCAACGCCACGCCCGACTACGCAGCCGAACGAGTCTTCACTCCCGCACTCGACGCCGAAAAGGTCCTCCGAGAAGAACACATCCCGCTCTTCTCCCTCGAATCCCGCGCCGCAATCGCCGATTTCGACATCCTCGGCTTCTCACTCACCACCGAACTGTGCTACACCAACGTCCTCACCATGCTCGACCTCGCCGGTATCCCCCTCCGCGCAGCCGACCGCACAGCCGACCACCCTATCATCATAGGCGGAGGCCAGGGCGCCAACATCGCAGAACCCATCGCCCCCTTCTTCGACCTCTTCGTCCTCGGCGACGGCGAAAAAACCGTCCCCGAAATACTCTCCTTCTTCCGCGCCAAAAAAGCCGAATCCCTCCCCCGCGCAGAAACCCTAACACAGGCCGCACAAAAATTCGACTACGTCTACGTCCCCTCCCTCTACGAACCAAACTATACCGATCACAAATACACCGGCCTTACAACTAAAAGGGGTCAGACACCTTTTACCCCCTCCAACGCACCTAAAAATGGCGAAACCGAAAATAAAGGACAGTCACCTATTAATTTAAACAAAAGGGGTCAGACACCTTTATCTGCACATCCCCACATTGAAAACGCCATAATCGACGACTTCGAAAACGCTCCCCTGCCCCAAAAACCCATCGTCCCCCACGCCCAGGCCATCCACGAACGCGTCTCCATCGAGGTCATGCGAGGCTGCCCCGGCTCATGCCGTTTCTGCCAGGCCTCATTCTGCAAGGATCCCGTCCGCCACCGCTCCGTCGACACCATCGTCGCCGCCGCAAAAGCAAACTACCACGCCACCGGCTTCGACACCGTCTCCCTGCTCAGCCTCTCTACCGCCGACTACCCCCACCTCGAAGAGCTCGTCGACAGGCTCCGCGAATACTTCGAACCCCATCGCGTAGGCATCTCAGTCCCAAGCCTCCGCGTCCAGCAGCAGCTAAAGATCCTCCCCCGCCTCGTAACCTCCGTCCGAAAGTCCGGCCTCACAATCGCCGTCGAAGCAGCCAACGACCGCATGCGCAAGATCATCAACAAACACATCACCGACGCCGACCTCTTCGCCGCCGTCGAAGCCGCATACCGCGCAGGCTTCGAAAAACTCAAACTCTACTTCATGGTAGGCTTCCCCGGCGAAACCCAAAAAGACATCGAAGAAATCGTACACCTCTGCAAATCCCTCGCACGCCTCCGCCGCAAGGTCGAAGGCAAAACCGCAAACATCAACGCCGCCGTCTCCTGGTTCGTCCCCAAGGCCCACACCCCCTTCGGCTACCTCCCCCAAAAACCCCGCGAATACTTCCATGATGCAAAAAAACTCATCCTCGACAAAAAGTTCGAGCTCAAAGCCAAGTACATCAACTTCAAGTTCCACGACATCGACGCATCCGCACTCGAATCCGCAATGGGCCGCGCCGACCGCCGCCTCGCAGACGTCATCGAAACCGCCTGGCGAAACGGCGCCCGCTTCGACCTCTGGTCCGACTCCTTCGCCCCGCTCATCTGGGAAAACGCATTCAAAGCCCACAATCTCGACCTCGATACCGCCGCCCAACGCGCATTCACCCCCGAAGACATCCTCCCCTGGCAGCACCTCGGCGGCCCGCCCCGCGAACACCTGCAAAAACACTACAACCGCGCAATGGAACTAGCCAACCAACCCTAA
- a CDS encoding sulfatase: protein MHIGRREFLKAAGGVAGLLMAGAVDVFGADRGKRPNIVLCMADDQGWGDMEYYGHPELETPNFNELSKNGLRFDRFYAAAPVCSPTRGSVMTGRHPNRFGCFKWGYTLRPQEVTIAEVLRNSGYVTGHFGKWHIGSVRRGSQVNPGSSGFDEWVSSPNFFDNDPVMSREGDAVQMEGESSMVTAEAAIDFMRKYAGGGEPFFAVVWFGSPHNPHRGAEEDLEHYADAGKKSDFYAEISGMDRAVGRLRDELRYMGIEEDTVFWYCSDNGGLPGYGATGGRGHKGMVYEGGLRVPAVLEWPGKIEAGRVTDVPCNTVDIYPTLVDIVGAKVEKQPVLDGVSLAGMIRGEMEERGKGMGFWDYATGGKPVFSDRWMKNLLKVQSGSAEGLELEHLHADAGKIEKRYSKESFAGHAAWLVWPWKLHRIENKEGAVKFELYNLERDPGEKEDVFGESEGRDERFKAGLREWLESVVDSLNGEDY from the coding sequence ATGCATATAGGGCGACGGGAATTTTTGAAGGCGGCTGGGGGAGTTGCCGGTTTGTTGATGGCTGGGGCGGTGGATGTTTTTGGTGCTGATAGGGGCAAGAGGCCAAATATTGTGCTTTGTATGGCGGACGATCAGGGCTGGGGTGATATGGAGTATTATGGTCATCCTGAGCTGGAGACGCCTAATTTTAACGAGCTGTCGAAAAACGGTTTGCGGTTTGACCGGTTTTATGCGGCGGCTCCGGTGTGTTCGCCTACGCGTGGCAGTGTCATGACTGGAAGGCATCCGAACCGGTTCGGGTGTTTTAAGTGGGGGTATACGCTTCGGCCGCAGGAGGTGACGATCGCGGAAGTATTGCGTAATTCGGGTTATGTGACGGGGCATTTCGGGAAATGGCATATCGGATCGGTGCGTAGGGGCAGCCAGGTGAATCCGGGGTCGAGCGGGTTTGATGAGTGGGTTTCGTCGCCGAACTTTTTTGACAATGACCCGGTGATGAGTCGGGAGGGGGACGCGGTGCAGATGGAAGGTGAGAGCTCTATGGTGACGGCGGAGGCGGCGATCGATTTTATGCGGAAGTATGCTGGGGGGGGGGAGCCGTTCTTCGCGGTGGTGTGGTTCGGGTCGCCTCATAATCCGCACAGGGGGGCGGAAGAGGATCTGGAGCATTATGCGGATGCGGGGAAGAAGAGTGACTTTTATGCTGAGATAAGCGGGATGGACCGGGCGGTAGGCAGGCTGCGGGATGAGCTGCGGTATATGGGTATCGAAGAAGATACGGTGTTCTGGTACTGCAGTGACAACGGAGGTTTGCCGGGGTATGGTGCGACAGGCGGGAGAGGGCATAAGGGCATGGTTTATGAGGGCGGTTTGCGTGTGCCTGCGGTGCTGGAATGGCCCGGCAAGATCGAGGCGGGGCGGGTGACGGATGTGCCCTGCAATACGGTGGATATTTATCCGACGCTGGTTGATATAGTTGGGGCGAAGGTGGAGAAACAGCCGGTGCTTGACGGCGTGAGCCTGGCAGGAATGATCCGTGGCGAGATGGAAGAGCGAGGTAAGGGGATGGGTTTCTGGGATTATGCGACTGGCGGCAAGCCGGTGTTCAGTGACAGATGGATGAAGAATCTGCTGAAGGTGCAGAGCGGAAGTGCGGAGGGGCTTGAGCTTGAGCATTTGCATGCGGATGCGGGGAAGATCGAAAAGCGGTATTCGAAGGAAAGTTTTGCGGGGCATGCGGCGTGGCTGGTGTGGCCGTGGAAGCTGCATCGGATAGAGAATAAGGAAGGAGCGGTTAAGTTTGAGCTTTATAACCTGGAGCGGGATCCGGGTGAGAAGGAGGATGTATTCGGCGAGAGCGAGGGCAGGGATGAACGGTTCAAGGCTGGTTTGCGGGAATGGCTGGAGTCGGTGGTTGACAGTTTGAACGGGGAGGATTATTGA
- a CDS encoding FAD:protein FMN transferase, which produces MAESGKRFGWLSTLAGAVVVIAAAFGLRFLFAPGLVDRKSGYREVMGTFAQVVAVAEDGAVAKEAVEAGWDALVRVDELMSGYKEDSDVSRINREAGDGPVKVDEAVVEVIEEAVRYSEMTDGAFDVTVGPEIELWREAEKKGEVPNDEEIATVRERVGYEKLEVDEEANTVEFAVEGMRIDLGGIAKGYGIDAAVEAMKEAGAVGGMVDVGGDIRVFGVRGEKDEVGEWNIGLQNPVVEKGVLAVLKLQDAAIATSGDYRRYVEIGGKRYSHIFSPAEGGSATELTSVTVIAGEAVEADALATAVSVMGMEKGLQLVEGLAGVEAIVMRSGTEELVYTSGAEAYVERVVE; this is translated from the coding sequence ATGGCTGAATCGGGTAAGCGATTTGGTTGGCTGAGTACTTTGGCGGGGGCGGTAGTTGTGATCGCGGCAGCGTTTGGGCTGCGGTTTTTGTTTGCGCCCGGGTTGGTGGATCGGAAGAGCGGATATCGTGAGGTGATGGGGACGTTTGCGCAGGTGGTGGCGGTTGCTGAGGATGGGGCGGTTGCGAAGGAGGCGGTCGAGGCGGGGTGGGATGCTCTGGTGCGGGTGGACGAGCTGATGAGCGGGTATAAGGAGGACAGCGATGTGAGCAGGATCAACCGCGAGGCTGGCGATGGGCCGGTGAAGGTGGATGAGGCGGTTGTGGAGGTGATCGAGGAGGCGGTGAGGTACAGTGAGATGACGGATGGAGCATTCGATGTGACGGTTGGTCCGGAGATAGAGCTGTGGCGAGAGGCGGAGAAAAAGGGCGAGGTGCCGAACGATGAGGAGATCGCGACGGTGCGGGAGCGGGTGGGGTATGAGAAGCTGGAGGTGGATGAGGAGGCGAATACGGTGGAGTTCGCGGTGGAGGGTATGCGAATCGATCTTGGGGGGATCGCGAAGGGGTACGGGATAGATGCGGCGGTGGAGGCGATGAAGGAGGCGGGGGCGGTTGGCGGTATGGTGGATGTGGGCGGGGACATACGTGTGTTCGGTGTGCGGGGAGAGAAGGATGAGGTGGGGGAGTGGAACATCGGGCTGCAGAATCCGGTGGTGGAGAAGGGGGTGCTGGCGGTGCTGAAGCTGCAGGATGCGGCGATCGCGACGAGCGGGGATTACCGGCGGTATGTGGAGATCGGCGGGAAGCGGTACAGCCATATTTTTTCGCCTGCGGAGGGCGGTTCTGCGACGGAGCTGACGAGTGTGACCGTTATCGCGGGGGAAGCGGTTGAGGCGGATGCGCTTGCGACGGCGGTGAGCGTGATGGGGATGGAGAAGGGCTTGCAGCTTGTGGAGGGGCTTGCTGGTGTGGAGGCGATCGTGATGCGGTCGGGGACGGAGGAGCTTGTTTATACGAGCGGTGCGGAGGCGTATGTGGAGCGGGTTGTTGAGTGA
- a CDS encoding carbohydrate-binding family 9-like protein: MKRYVVKRVSERPGLCGEWDKGLWGGVEAAEIDSWLGGEDRDRPCARVKAVYDEGAIYVNFRVEDKYVRAVARGYHGPVWEDSCVEFFFTPGEDVSEGYFNVETNCGGTMLFNRQKERGVENVAVGEADCDKVEIYHSLDKIIEPEIKEEVVWSLQYRLPFEVVRKYAPSFDEPGEGVKWRANFYKCGDETSRPHFMTWNPIVVEEPDFHRPEFFGELVFG, encoded by the coding sequence ATGAAGCGGTATGTTGTGAAGAGAGTTAGTGAGAGGCCCGGTTTGTGTGGGGAGTGGGATAAAGGTTTGTGGGGTGGTGTTGAGGCGGCGGAGATCGACAGTTGGCTTGGGGGTGAGGACCGGGATCGGCCTTGTGCGAGGGTGAAGGCGGTTTATGATGAGGGGGCGATATATGTGAATTTTCGGGTGGAGGATAAGTATGTGCGGGCGGTTGCGCGAGGGTATCACGGGCCGGTGTGGGAGGATAGTTGTGTGGAGTTTTTCTTTACGCCTGGCGAGGATGTGAGCGAGGGGTATTTTAATGTGGAGACGAACTGCGGGGGGACAATGCTGTTCAATCGACAGAAGGAGAGGGGCGTTGAGAATGTCGCTGTTGGTGAGGCGGATTGTGATAAGGTGGAGATATACCATTCGCTGGATAAGATCATCGAGCCTGAGATCAAGGAGGAGGTTGTGTGGTCGCTGCAGTATAGGCTGCCCTTTGAGGTGGTCCGAAAGTATGCGCCTTCGTTTGATGAGCCTGGTGAGGGTGTGAAGTGGAGGGCGAATTTTTACAAGTGCGGGGACGAGACGTCGCGGCCGCACTTTATGACATGGAACCCGATCGTTGTCGAAGAGCCTGATTTCCATCGGCCGGAGTTTTTCGGGGAGCTGGTGTTCGGATGA